A genomic stretch from Channa argus isolate prfri chromosome 24, Channa argus male v1.0, whole genome shotgun sequence includes:
- the si:ch211-283g2.1 gene encoding sodium- and chloride-dependent GABA transporter 1: MDQRSSRPTWSRQIEFTLAGIGCAVGLGNVWRFPYLCYRSGGGAFLVPYLLMLVVLGVPLLYMELIVGQYTRRGPVHALANVCPLLKGVGIASVAISFIMCIYYNVVITWALYYLFSSFQAPLPWQNCNNTWNTPNCTTHSTNSSYSSTASQEFFKYRMLEQTSGVDETGEIRWELFLILLLAWILIYLCIFKGVKSTGKVVYFTALFPYVILIALLINNVQLPGALNGITFFIVPEWDKLLSVEVWVNAAAQIFNSIGIGFGSLMAMSSYNSFNNNVLKDTLTISIINSFTSILAGFVIFSAFGYMSHLQGIPVSDLAVDGPGLVYVVYPQAFANMPVAQLWAVMFFFMLLCLGLDSEFAMVEVMVTSLMDEFHQHLIKIFKQKELFVLAVCGIAFLLGIPCVMQVGIYVFQLMDHYTAIVSIMFLAFFEVVAICWSYGVNRLSDNLEEMTGKRANIFFRLCWLIVAPLLVTVILIFSIIQFKPARYENYVFPPWAQGVGWVIAMASIIWIPLGAIHTLWVLPGSLKQKVKLSIAPSALDEMSKMPYYERGGKNEYPVIAVISSNIQLPEKPPVETNF; encoded by the exons ATGGATCAGCGGAGTAGCAGACCAACATGGAGCAGGCAGATTGAGTTCACACTGGCTGGGATCGGTTGTGCTGTGGGCCTGGGCAATGTTTGGAGGTTCCCTTATCTTTGCTACAGGAGTGGGGGAG GTGCCTTTTTGGTGCCATATCTTCTCATGTTGGTGGTGTTGGGGGTCCCTCTGCTCTACATGGAGCTGATAGTGGGTCAGTACACCAGGAGGGGGCCTGTCCACGCTTTGGCTAATGTTTGCCCTTTGTTAAAAG GTGTGGGCATAGCTTCAGTGGCAATCTCCTTCATCATGTGCATCTACTACAACGTTGTCATCACCTGGGCTCTTTATTACCTCTTCAGCTCCTTCCAGGCTCCACTACCCTGGCAGAACTGTAACAACACCTGGAATACGCCTAACTGCACCACTCACAGCACCAACAGCAGCTACTCCTCCACAGCTAGCCAGGAGTTCTTCAA ataTAGGATGCTGGAGCAGACTAGTGGAGTGGACGAGACAGGAGAGATACGGTGGGAACTTTTCCTTATCCTTCTTCTGGCTTGGATCCTGATTTATCTTTGCATCTTCAAGGGGGTGAAATCAACAGGAAAG gTGGTGTACTTCACAGCTCTGTTCCCGTATGTTATCCTGATTGCCCTGCTGATCAATAATGTGCAGCTTCCAGGAGCATTAAATGGAATAACCTTCTTCATCGTGCCGGAATGGGACAAGCTGCTCTCAGTGGAG GTGTGGGTGAATGCTGCAGCTCAGATCTTTAACTCTATTGGGATTGGTTTTGGCTCCCTCATGGCCATGTCTAGCTACAACTCCTTTAACAACAACGTACTGAA AGACACCCTGACTATATCCATCATTAACTCCTTCACCAGCATCCTGGCaggttttgtcattttctctgcCTTTGGGTACATGTCTCATCTGCAGGGCATTCCTGTCAGCGACCTAGCTGTGGAtg GTCCAGGACTAGTTTACGTTGTTTACCCACAAGCCTTTGCCAACATGCCAGTGGCTCAGCTCTGGGCTGTGATGTTCTTCTTCATGCTGCTTTGTCTCGGACTGGACAGTGAG TTTGCAATGGTTGAAGTGATGGTGACCAGTCTCATGGATGAATTCCATCAACATCTGATTAAAATTTTCAAACAAAAGGAACTGTTTGTTCTCGCTGTTTGTGGCATAGCTTTCCTTTTAGGAATTCCTTGCGTCATGCAG GTGGGAATCTATGTTTTCCAGCTGATGGACCATTACACTGCCATAGTGTCCATTATGTTTCTTGCATTCTTTGAAGTTGTAGCTATCTGTTGGAGTTATG GTGTGAATCGACTATCAGACAACCTAGAAGAGATGACTGGAAAAAGAGCAAACATCTTCTTCAGGCTGTGTTGGCTAATTGTTGCTCCCCTGCTTGTCACT GTTATCCTCATTTTCTCCATCATCCAATTCAAACCAGCCCGCTATGAGAACTATGTCTTCCCTCCCTGGGCTCAGGGGGTTGGCTGGGTCATTGCcatggcctccatcatctggaTTCCTTTGGGTGCCATTCACACATTGTGGGTGCTGCCTGGCTCACTGAAGCAG AAAGTGAAACTATCCATTGCACCCAGCGCTTTGGATGAGATGTCAAAAATGCCATATTATGAGAGGGGAGGAAAAAATGAATATCCAGTCATAGCCGTCATCAGCTCCAACATCCAACTTCCAGAAAAACCTCCTGTTGAGACAAACTTCTGA